The following proteins come from a genomic window of Flavobacterium crocinum:
- a CDS encoding DUF4254 domain-containing protein, whose translation MFSKLAYSVFEQSIKDYHQFDNVDQPINNPYPKDKFEHLLYLKNWIDTVQWHFEDIIRDPQIDPVAALTLKRRIDASNQERTDMVEYIDSYFLQKYSDVKVKDGAKINSESPAWAFDRLSILALKIYHMHEEATRAEASQEHRDKCQEKLNILLEQRTDLSTAIEELLTDIENGDKFMKVYKQMKMYNDDELNPVLYQNKK comes from the coding sequence ATGTTTTCAAAATTAGCATATTCTGTTTTCGAGCAAAGTATCAAAGATTATCACCAGTTTGATAATGTAGACCAGCCGATCAATAATCCTTATCCAAAAGATAAGTTCGAACATTTATTATATCTTAAAAATTGGATTGATACCGTTCAATGGCATTTTGAAGATATTATTCGTGATCCGCAGATTGACCCTGTTGCGGCTTTGACTTTAAAAAGAAGAATTGATGCATCTAATCAGGAACGTACTGATATGGTGGAATATATCGACAGCTACTTTTTACAAAAATACAGTGATGTAAAAGTAAAAGACGGAGCAAAGATTAACTCTGAAAGTCCGGCTTGGGCATTTGACAGATTGTCTATTTTGGCTTTAAAAATTTATCACATGCACGAAGAAGCTACGCGTGCTGAAGCTTCACAAGAACACAGAGATAAATGTCAGGAAAAACTAAATATCCTTTTAGAACAAAGAACAGATTTATCTACAGCAATCGAAGAACTATTGACAGATATCGAAAACGGAGATAAATTCATGAAAGTGTACAAACAAATGAAAATGTACAACGACGATGAATTGAACCCGGTTTTATATCAAAATAAGAAATAA
- a CDS encoding glycosyltransferase family 9 protein: MRLSAMGDVAMTVPVLRAFVKQYPTVKLTVISRPFFKPFFEGIPNLEFFAFDEKERHKGFPGLLRLFSDVKKLKIDAFADLHNVLRSKVVSLLFALSGKKRATVDKGREGKKELTRAENKIFRQLPTMFERHAKVFEQIGFPLDLTNPVFPQKAILSSDILEITGNQNQKLIGIAPFAQYDSKVYPLDLMQEVIAKLAENSTYKILLFGGGKKEIEILDSLAQPFDNVINMAGKIKFQQELQLISNLDVMLSMDSGNAHIAAMLGVKVVTLWGATHPYAGFLPFNQSLENALTSDRNQYPKLPTSVYGNKVVEGYKNAMRTILPQQVVDKVVSNFHKRLKNIS, from the coding sequence ATGAGACTATCCGCAATGGGAGATGTCGCCATGACGGTTCCTGTTTTACGCGCCTTTGTAAAACAGTATCCAACAGTAAAGCTTACTGTAATTTCCCGTCCTTTTTTCAAACCTTTTTTTGAGGGAATTCCAAATCTGGAATTTTTTGCTTTTGATGAAAAAGAAAGACACAAAGGATTTCCGGGACTTTTACGATTATTTAGTGATGTAAAAAAACTGAAGATTGATGCTTTTGCAGATCTTCATAATGTTTTACGATCTAAAGTTGTGAGTTTACTTTTCGCTTTAAGCGGAAAAAAAAGAGCAACTGTTGATAAAGGAAGAGAAGGAAAAAAAGAATTGACAAGGGCCGAGAATAAGATTTTCAGACAATTGCCAACAATGTTCGAAAGACACGCCAAAGTGTTTGAACAAATAGGTTTTCCGTTAGATCTAACAAATCCGGTTTTTCCTCAAAAAGCAATTTTAAGTTCTGATATTCTGGAAATTACAGGAAATCAAAATCAAAAATTAATTGGAATTGCACCTTTTGCACAATACGATTCTAAGGTTTATCCTTTGGATTTAATGCAGGAAGTGATTGCAAAATTGGCTGAAAATTCTACGTACAAAATTTTACTTTTTGGCGGAGGAAAAAAGGAAATTGAAATTTTAGATTCGCTTGCACAGCCTTTTGATAATGTAATCAATATGGCTGGAAAAATTAAGTTTCAACAGGAATTACAGTTAATTAGCAATCTTGATGTGATGCTTTCTATGGATTCCGGAAATGCTCATATTGCAGCGATGCTTGGAGTAAAAGTAGTGACACTTTGGGGAGCTACGCATCCGTATGCTGGTTTTTTACCTTTTAATCAAAGTTTAGAAAATGCTTTGACTTCAGACCGAAATCAATATCCAAAATTGCCAACATCAGTTTATGGCAATAAAGTTGTTGAAGGTTATAAGAATGCTATGAGAACAATTTTACCGCAACAGGTTGTTGACAAGGTTGTAAGCAACTTTCATAAAAGATTAAAAAATATAAGCTAA
- a CDS encoding 2Fe-2S iron-sulfur cluster-binding protein produces the protein MPSFLKLIIKEVKRETADAVSILFNVPEELKSDYKFIAGQYINLKLTLDNQEIRRAYSICSAPDSGELRIAVKAVKNGLFSHFANTKLKAGDVLEVGQPEGKFTFEPDAERQRNYAAFVAGSGITPVLSIIKSVLKNEPKSSFVLVYGNKTPENTIFHQELHDLQLQYVGRFFVHYVFSQAKAENALFGRIEKSAVNFVLNNKHKELQFDKFYLCGPEEMINTVSDILKEKNVKESAIKFELFTSSSEEHAIQGSQEGHTKITVLVDDEETTFEMSKKQTILDAALKQGVDAPYSCQGGICSSCLGRVTTGTAEMTKNSILTDSEIAEGLILTCQAHPTSDTIYVDYDDV, from the coding sequence ATGCCTTCATTCTTAAAACTTATAATTAAAGAGGTTAAACGCGAAACTGCAGATGCTGTTTCTATACTTTTTAATGTTCCTGAAGAACTAAAATCGGACTATAAATTTATAGCTGGTCAATATATTAATTTAAAATTAACTCTTGATAATCAGGAAATCAGACGTGCTTATTCTATTTGTTCTGCTCCGGATAGCGGCGAATTAAGAATTGCTGTAAAAGCGGTAAAAAATGGGCTTTTTTCTCATTTTGCCAACACAAAACTAAAAGCCGGAGATGTTTTGGAAGTAGGTCAGCCGGAAGGTAAATTTACTTTTGAACCAGATGCCGAAAGACAAAGAAACTATGCGGCTTTTGTTGCAGGAAGCGGGATTACGCCTGTTCTTTCTATCATAAAATCGGTCTTAAAAAATGAGCCAAAAAGTTCATTTGTATTGGTTTACGGAAACAAAACTCCTGAAAACACCATCTTTCATCAGGAACTTCATGATTTACAACTACAATATGTAGGCAGATTTTTTGTACACTATGTATTTAGTCAGGCAAAAGCTGAAAATGCTTTATTTGGCAGAATTGAAAAATCGGCAGTGAATTTTGTTTTAAACAACAAACACAAAGAATTACAGTTTGATAAATTCTATTTGTGTGGACCTGAAGAAATGATCAACACTGTTTCTGATATTTTGAAAGAGAAAAATGTAAAAGAATCAGCTATTAAATTTGAACTTTTCACTTCTTCTTCTGAAGAACACGCAATTCAGGGGTCTCAGGAAGGTCATACTAAAATTACGGTTTTAGTAGATGATGAAGAAACTACTTTTGAAATGTCTAAAAAACAGACGATTCTGGATGCTGCACTAAAACAAGGCGTTGATGCTCCATATTCTTGTCAGGGCGGTATTTGCAGCAGCTGTTTAGGACGTGTGACTACCGGAACTGCCGAAATGACGAAAAACTCTATTTTAACCGATAGTGAAATTGCTGAAGGTTTAATTTTAACTTGTCAGGCACATCCAACATCAGATACTATTTATGTAGATTACGACGACGTTTAG